Genomic segment of Ictalurus furcatus strain D&B chromosome 9, Billie_1.0, whole genome shotgun sequence:
AGTGCTCATGgtgtacactgcaaaaaatgctGTCACTGGCCAGACAAAAATCTGAGCAGAAATTTTCCATAAGTGTAAATATTGATGCcaaccacaacacacactgtaGCAAAAGGTTGGGTGAGTGGCAGGACAAGCGATTTTAAAAGCCAAATGCTTGAATGTCAGTTCTACTTCTTCACTTCAGGTTTGTTGTTTTCTGTGGTCTATAAATGTGCAACAGCCTCTGACTAAGTGGCATGTTCATTTATCTGACTTTTATCTTTTACATGATATGAGCTACTGGTGAACATTGGCATTTGCCTGTCAAGAGTCTTAACCCTCTTGCAAGTGAAAGACTGGTAATGTGCTGAAATGTTGGGTAAACAATAGCCCAACATAGCccctaaaattaaaaaaaaaaaaaaaaacaacaacaaaaaaaacaaacctgttcCATCTGTCAAGCTTATCACTTGACAAAtgtaaaaagtgtttaaaagtttttacattATCTGTTATTACAGCTGCAgaatgtttcattattatttattatttctgtagAGTTTTACAATTATGTGTAGTGAAATAAGCCTTGTATTTGGGTGACACTCTGGCAATTCCTTCAGTATACTGGCTATCTTGATCAAATTAGCTTTATCAAACTTTTTCTGTTCTGTCTTACAGTGTAGCATATTGGTACCTTACATTAGCTACTTATACTTGCAttactttgattaaaatgatgGATACTATCAGCTAGCTAACAAATAGTTGTTCAGTCAGTCATGACTCAAAGCTCTAAAATCTTTTGgattggaggaaacccacatggacacagggacAACCTGTGACAGACCTGTTTTCACACAGGGTGCTTCTTAATACTCAAACTGAAGCTTCCTTGATTCCTTGCACCTCTGCCCTCCAGCCCGTGAACCAGAAATCGATCAAAGTCAACCATCTTGAAGAACATATCAATTTTCTAATTGCACCATGAGGAGGCAACGAACGAGGACTGAGGAAGCTGCCAGAGGAGCTAGGAACAAAAAGTGTTTCTTGTCGAAAAGTGTTTCTTGTCGAAAAACCTGACACATGATTAAATTCCCCAcctcctttacatctgccacaatctctaacaaaaagtcatttgatgatgtgatggcattttgtgtgaaatataattaaataataatatgcttacaattagtattgtaattaattgatccttgcatgtttggatatgcaaagctaTACAAAAGATGCGATAAATTatgtattattcattaatttgttgttgaataacccagacatgtcacatactatcagtgcatttagctttattaagaatgttgttattaaccaaCCTCCAACAACATAATGTCGGATCCCTGAAGCGCAGTGAGGGAATCCAGCCAAGCACAGTCATCATTGATTGACGCCACTTTGACGTGACGTTTGAGAAAGTGAGGATATTCCATCTGACTTGCTTTGATTCCTCTCTCCTTTCAATCATTTAAGATCAGTTCAATGTGATTTTTGCTTACTCATGGTCTTATTAAGTTTTTGGGTTTCTGTCCttgattatgtttttgtcaaggtgttttatcttttgttttatgtttttctcTTATGTTTTCCTTAACCAGCCTTGGGTATGTTGCTTGCACGTACAGCTGAGTATAAAAGCCAACTGTATCCAACTTATATTTAGACTAAGACTGAGACTACGAAACACTGTAGTGCCCAGGGTATCTCTTTGACTATACCATAGCTCTTGGTCTCCTGATTCTCCAAGCATCTTACTTCTGGTGAAGCTGAAGCATTGTAATAATCCAGAAAAGATTTACATCACAAATCAAAGCCAAAGACAAGCAAAAGGTTGttttattggcatgacaaatATTAACATCTGTATTGCTAAAGCTTCAGTAAGCTTGGGTAAAGCTTCCTCGCATCTCATCCTTGCACCTTTCTCTCACATCCtaagaggaaaggaaatgaggatgcacaaataagaaatgagaagcatcCACAATCACCCAACCTCAGGATCAGGACCCCGGAGCTGTGAGGTATAATCATCCACCACCACACCACCTAACATATTAAACTTTTTTAACTTTAtacccattttttttattattaaaaattgcATTAAAGTACACTTATACAGCATCTGGGACAGCATTACAAAATGTCAGAGCTTGAAAATGCACTATATAATGAATATTGCATAATCGTACCCCTCTGTAGTGAGCACGTAGATGATGGTATGTTAAAAAAAGAGTATTGAAACAAGGCCTAGAAATCTGCCACTTTCAACATATTTGTTGTTTCTCCAGCACAGTTGGTGGCAGTATTACATTATTGTACGTGTTCTCCCAACTGCCattaatgccaaaaaaaaacgGCGAAGGAATCGGAAGTTGTGTTTCTTAACCCGGAAGCAGTAGCTGGCAAACAAGCGACAATGGTGAGCAAGCGATTTTATTTCCTATCTAGTTAGACATTTCAGTCTTAAATAAGTATTTGAGTAAATCGGATAATTTGCAGGAATACTTTGAGATCTCGTTTAATCATACAATTTTAACTGTGAAAAGTAATTTtagaatgttttatgtttttagtGTTAGAGTTATAACATTAGCGTTCGCTAGCATGCTGTGGAGCATAACAGATTTTAGCCAGCCGCTGCCTCGGTCAGTAAATTACCCGTAGTTTTATAGCAGTTCGGGTAACCATTTAGTTAAATACAAAGGCCTTATGTGAATTATTGTAACCTTACAAGTCATTAAGGACATCATGAGGACATAAAATGTGCTGTACGCTTGTGTTGAATAGGGACAGAATCAGAGTGGAGGACATGGCCCTGGAGGAGGGAAGAAAGATGATAAAGTAAGTATCTGCTTTATTTCCCCTTGACTGTGATGCAGCTCAGTGTTTCCCACAGGATGAGAATTTAATTGTGACTGTGCGGGGTCAGTAATAAACTAGTCAAACAAAGGGTTATGAATCAACTGTTTATTGCAAACGAATTACTGCTCAAAAGAAATAACTATCCACATGTCAACataaataacttaaataaataaatacatcaaaagAAATaacttttgaaataaataatttacattatggaatatattttcaaatgtgCCTGTTTGCACAGTTCGCATTGCTtgctgaaacatttcattttccttctcttggaatattttttcccccaaaggcTGTCTGTAGAGGTATGAGGTATGCTTCAGGGGCAGATCCATCttcatttaataacattaaaagtTAAGTCAGGCTTGTTGTCTATGGGGgtagaattgtttcataattacaaataaatagattatgatccacaaataaatgtggTGAGtgacaaaaatgaaacaaattcacaaatacattgaatgagatccacaaatGTTAGtagtttaagaaaaataaattaaattgacaaataaataaaatgagatttgctaatattattaataataatattttctaaatatgttttaatgtCACAAATACAACTCTGCATTCATTTGTGGATAGAAtcctgtgcatttgtggatcttgaaacatttctagcaGTCTAAAAGTTAGACTCCGCCCACAGTCTACTCTGGCCAATCAGATAACGGCCACATTGCACTTGACCAATCGTAGCACGGTCTCGCTCCAACCaatcacgttttgttttacaatctGGACAGGAAAAGAGTCATATTGCAGTAGAAGGTGGGTGGAGTCCAattatttgtggatttgtgtgcactcttgatgctagaaaagtttcaaaatccacaaatgcacaggaTGCGATCCACAAATGAATGTAGGGTAGAGTTGTTtgtgacattaaaatatttgtaaaaaatatatatatatatataatttgcaaatctcattgtatttgtcaatttaatttatttttgtgaaactactaacatatttgtggatctcattcagtgcatttgtgaatttgttgaatttttgtaaatctcacatttatttgtggatcggaatctatttatttggaattatgaaacGATTTTAACCGCATAGTTGTCGGCATCCCGACTCACTTTTAAAAAGATGAGCGCAAGCTGACTgcacagagagagcgagctaGACAGTGAATGAAGAGAGCGAGTGGTGTTGGAGAGAAAACCGGTGAACGGGAGAAATCAAACATTATTTTCTGATTGTTAACCCTGTGGGAAGGTTCCGCAGTGCCCGATTCGGTGTGAATATGGCCCACAGGTCCACTGGTCTGTGTTCATTATGAACTTAAAAGTTGgaattcagattttatttacCTGGGTGGGCTGCTCAAGTACAGCCTATGTATGGGAAACATTGCAACTAGCAAGATGCCAGTCACATGTTTTTTCCCTATTCATTGGATTAACAAATACCAAACACTTCTTTATTGaaaggataagaaaaaaaaatatgagccCCCAATTCCCACAAGGgtgggaaagaagaagaagaagacgaaagGCCCAGACGCTGCAAGCAAGCTTCCTTTGGGTATATAAACTTCTTTTAGCCAGTCAACCTACATCATATTAACGCATAGATACGAATAAGCCATGAGATGAGCTTGTTCCTTCTGTCTTTAgtgactccacacacacaatgcagacTGAAACTGCTGAAACAGGAGAGGATCAAGGACTATCTGCTGATGGAGGAGGAGTTCATCAGGAACCAAGAGCAAATGAAGCCACTTGAGGAAAAACAGGAGGTATATTTGAAAAACTATGTACATTTCCACCTGAAATGGAAACTAAATTCATGCCTAGATTATTCCCTTTATACCCCACAATCAATCATTTTAATGCCCTCTTCTGTTATAAACAAAGTCAGGTAGATACAGACTAAATGCTATAACTCCCAccaattattgttgttgttggtccTTACAGGAGGAGAGGTCCAAAGTTGATGACCTGAGAGGCACTCCCATGTCAGTAGGAACTCTTGAAGAGATCATTGATGATAACCATGCCATTGTCTCTACGTCAGTGGGCTCGGAGCACTATGTCAGCATTCTCTCCTTCGTGGATAAAGACCTTCTGGAACCAGGCTGTTCTGTTTTACTGAATCACAAGGTATTACCGTTTTCCATCAAGTGTTGCATTGTCAGAGATGcagtgtaaacttttgaccaacCGTAGTGCTAAATATTTTGATGTGCAGGTAAGATGAAAGAGTGCTGTTTGTTTCTTTAGGCAGTGTCAGAATATCTGCAGTAAATGCAAAATCAGTGACAGCTGAGAGTTGGAGTGAGCAGCACTGCTTTAGTGCAGTAGTGAATTCTcagaagaagggaaaaaaaggacaaaaaatgttaaaagcaTACAGACCTAGCTACACCAATATGACACAATATTTACAGCAGCTTGTCTCAGCAGATGCACTGTAGGTGTACTCTACACTTTAAATTCTGTGGCACTGTCTCCAGTCTAACCAAGTGTATAAAAAGTGtaccgtaatttccggactataagccgctacttttttcacacgctttgaacactgcggcttaaacaatgatgcggctaatttatggatttttacgggctaacgagcttaccaatgaaattaccgaacaggtcacagtCGACCAATAaaactgttcgaattaaatcaaacgcactcacactaaattcttcagatcagtcattttgcgcttcatgcacacacccttatcatggaaaacacacgaagaaatgcatatgatgcagctttcaagttaaaggcaATGgatctggctgtcgaagaaggaaatagcatgcgaggagcaacttttgctcaagtctgccagtggatcctaacagcgtggcgcagtgtcaaaaaatctatCACCAGcgggtttcgaaaggctggactgctgtgtgatgaagaggacagcacgagctcaagggcgaatttgcctcgagacgtaagtgacattgagagcgacaacaaaagagagactgaggaagtgtgtgacgaagtaccggtaattctgaggctgttcaattccgacactgaagaagacgactttagtggttttagtgcgcaggaggaagatgaagatagcgatcaatgacttttcctggtaggcaactgtattttttatttttttaaccagccgtgttacaggcactgtttGGAATAAAGTATTTacggtacgtatttaattaaaagttaaaaaaaatctctgtgtaacatctttctgtgtacATATCTCATGTttacaacgtggacacctgcggcttatagacaaCTGGAATTTCCCACTTGGATTCAATAGTTATTTTATCTTATGTTGATTGTACAAAAATTTTTGTTCTATATGcaccaaaaaatacaaaatctccctttttgtttttttattagaaaGGTTTTTTTGGGAATGTGTACAGCACTGCTTAGCCCAAACTAGACAGTTGTTATGATCAGTAATGCCATGTTCTTCTGTGTATTTAATTGCTGTTTTTTACTGTAAAGTTCTGAACATGCAGCAGGGGTAGCAGTGTAGCATGTTTACAAGAGTAGCGGCTTACACAACCAAAGGGTTTCGGTGCACTCGTCCATTTGCGCAGAGAAATGGAGAATGCTGTGGTGTGGTTTAGGGGGAGTCCAGAGGGAGGGAGTTGTAAAAATTTTGGGAAGTGAAAACTCTGAAgtatgtgtgaaagtgtgacactgtttaaaaaataaataaaatattagtgaTATGAACGTCTTTGTTTGCAGGTGCATGCCGTGATCGGTGTGCTGATGGATGACACCGATCCTCTGGTGACCGTGATGAAAGTGGAAAAGGCTCCTCAGGAGACATATGCTGACATTGGAGGCCTGGACAACCAAATTCAAGAGATCAAGGTACGAGACGTGTCAAGCACACAGAGGCGGATATTCTTGCTATATTTACTTTTCAGTtcttttgagaattttttttttctttgtacctTGATAATGCTGACAACTCATATTGTTCTTCTTATGCAGGAGTCAGTTGAGCTTCCACTTACACACCCAGAGTATTACGAGGAGATGGGAATAAAGCCTCCTAAAGGAGTCATTCTGTATGGTGCACCAGGGACAGGTCAGTCAAAACACCTAACAGAGTGAACACTTGGTTTAAAATGATTAGCCTAAATAAAATGATCCGGTGCTTTGGTGAGGACTGAATCACTGATTATGTTGACATGAAATATTATGGTTTATAGGTAAGACCCTGTTGGCTAAAGCTGTGGCCAATCAGAC
This window contains:
- the psmc1a gene encoding proteasome 26S subunit, ATPase 1a — encoded protein: MGQNQSGGHGPGGGKKDDKDKKKKYEPPIPTRVGKKKKKTKGPDAASKLPLVTPHTQCRLKLLKQERIKDYLLMEEEFIRNQEQMKPLEEKQEEERSKVDDLRGTPMSVGTLEEIIDDNHAIVSTSVGSEHYVSILSFVDKDLLEPGCSVLLNHKVHAVIGVLMDDTDPLVTVMKVEKAPQETYADIGGLDNQIQEIKESVELPLTHPEYYEEMGIKPPKGVILYGAPGTGKTLLAKAVANQTSATFLRVVGSELIQKYLGDGPKLVRELFRVAEEHAPSIVFIDEIDAIGTKRYDSNSGGEREIQRTMLELLNQLDGFDSRGDVKVIMATNRIETLDPALIRPGRIDRKIEFPLPDEKTKRRIFQIHTSRMTLAADVTLDDLILAKDDLSGADIKAICTEAGLMALRERRMKVTNEDFKKSKENVLYKKQEGTPEGLYL